In one Diabrotica virgifera virgifera chromosome 5, PGI_DIABVI_V3a genomic region, the following are encoded:
- the LOC114343614 gene encoding chaoptin-like isoform X1, which translates to MFLKLVLMINILFYLQILSNGQHADKHRCVIEHEKGERIQGNLVLFFPHTYLLYCDNVWRDTLDFLSIYARHLQRIVIEHHNIPIIWPGDLADLECNSVAVKQNKIEAISVNAFNSSMIETLDLSNNKIKCLFEDQLAIENLLHLSLQNNRLVYIEKNAIPSTVTTLNLRFNKLSSFESPSNVEELILSHNKLLTLDLSKSLLLKQLHLDYNELRRYDFSGLTQLTLLNLSFNGLQYLNRDKFLNMNQLFELDLSNNYLKDIDMLENTFPKLAVLKLNDNLISRFEDILQSIGTLMEPDVSGNIIEHFNFSNLGKVWRLKMNNMKLTSLDPESLFNMNTLYEIELSNNSLSTFNSNLYIPTIWRMDLSRNDIRRIDNNFGNFKALGSLDLSYNSISYFNVASNNLDKLWKLKLNNNKLGRIADRNVPNLNFLLMLDLAFNNLKTFMISPNKLKRLRLLDLSSNSISVYDEKLVNNLQGLRFYNLRNNFISEFPSSAFYSQNKLYYLDVSFNVITSMKYRDRENARSNIRTFNIFGNPLNCLHQRQIEAFCLRNNILLNICDVANGKSPICVDYKCDCEFIYNELTEQFLKFINKPKVGNCSFSVLAHNGA; encoded by the exons atgtttctaaaactAGTATTGatgataaatattttattttatcttcAAATTCTCTCAAATGGACAACATGCAGACAAACATCGGTGTGTTATTGAACATGAAAAAGGAGAAAGAATTCAAggtaatttagttttattttttccACATACATACCTACTGTACTGTGATAACGTATGGAGGGACACGTTAG ATTTTCTTTCTATATACGCCAGACATCTGCAACGTATAGTGATAGAACATCACAACATTCCAATCATATGGCCCGGAGATTTAGCCGATTTAGAATGTAACTCAGTAGCAGTAAAGCAGAACAAAATAGAAGCCATTAGTGTAAACGCTTTCAATTCATCCATGATTGAAACCTTAGATTTGTCcaacaataaaataaaatgtttatttgaagaTCAACTAGCTATAGAGAATTTGTTGCACTTATCGTTACAAAATAATAGGCTGGTGTACATAGAAAAAAATGCCATACCATCTACTGTAACTACTCTAAATTTGAGGTTTAATAAACTTTCATCGTTCGAAAGTCCGAGCAATGTTGAAGAacttattttatcgcataataaattattaacattGGATTTAAGTAAATCTTTGCTATTAAAGCAATTACATTTGGACTATAATGAACTAAGACGTTATGACTTTTCCGGATTAACACAATTAACTCTCCTAAACTTAAGTTTTAATGGTTTGCAATACTTAAACAGAGATAAGTTTTTAAATATGAACCAGTTGTTTGAATTAGACTTATCGAACAATTACTTGAAAGACATAGATATGCTAGAGAACACTTTTCCAAAATTAGCCGTTCTTAAGCTCAACGACAATTTAATCAGCCGATTTGAAGATATTTTACAAAGTATAGGTACTCTCATGGAGCCAGATGTTTCCGGAAATATTATAGAACATTTTAATTTCAGTAATCTAGGAAAAGTTTGgagattaaaaatgaataatatgAAGTTAACTAGTCTTGATCCTGAAAGCCTTTTTAATATGAATACATTATACGAGATTGAATTATCCAACAACTCATTATCAACTTTTAACTCAAATTTATATATTCCGACGATTTGGAGAATGGATTTAAGTCGCAATGATATCAGAAGAATTGACAACAACTTTGGAAACTTTAAAGCATTAGGTAGTTTGGATTTGTCTTACAATAGTATAAGTTATTTTAATGTTGCGTCAAACAATTTAGATAAGTTATGGAAATTGAAATTAAACAACAATAAACTTGGTAGAATAGCAGACCGTAATGtgccaaatttaaattttttattgatgTTAGATCTGGCATTTAACAATTTAAAAACGTTTATGATCTCTCCCAATAAATTAAAAAGATTAAGGTTGCTGGATTTATCTTCTAACAGTATTTCTGTGTACGACGAAAAACTTGTAAATAATCTGCAAGGTTTAAGATTCTACAACTTAAGAAATAACTTTATTAGTGAATTTCCTTCAAGTGCTTTCTATTCACAAAATAAGCTTTATTATCTTGACGTATCTTTCAATGTGATTACTTCTATGAAATATAGAGATAGAGAAAATGCAAGATCTAACATACGgactttcaatatttttggcaatcCTTTAAATTGTTTACATCAAAGACAAATTGAAGCTTTCTGTCTACGAAATaatattttgctaaatatttgtGATGTTGCTAATGGAAAATCCCCAATATGTGTAGATTATAAGTGTGACTGTgaatttatttataatgaattaaCAGAACAATTTCTTAAGTTTATTAATAAACCTAAAGTAGGTAATTGTAGTTTTTCTGTTTTAGCACATAATGGAGCATAA
- the LOC114343614 gene encoding chaoptin-like isoform X2, which yields MFLKLVLMINILFYLQILSNGQHADKHRCVIEHEKGERIQDFLSIYARHLQRIVIEHHNIPIIWPGDLADLECNSVAVKQNKIEAISVNAFNSSMIETLDLSNNKIKCLFEDQLAIENLLHLSLQNNRLVYIEKNAIPSTVTTLNLRFNKLSSFESPSNVEELILSHNKLLTLDLSKSLLLKQLHLDYNELRRYDFSGLTQLTLLNLSFNGLQYLNRDKFLNMNQLFELDLSNNYLKDIDMLENTFPKLAVLKLNDNLISRFEDILQSIGTLMEPDVSGNIIEHFNFSNLGKVWRLKMNNMKLTSLDPESLFNMNTLYEIELSNNSLSTFNSNLYIPTIWRMDLSRNDIRRIDNNFGNFKALGSLDLSYNSISYFNVASNNLDKLWKLKLNNNKLGRIADRNVPNLNFLLMLDLAFNNLKTFMISPNKLKRLRLLDLSSNSISVYDEKLVNNLQGLRFYNLRNNFISEFPSSAFYSQNKLYYLDVSFNVITSMKYRDRENARSNIRTFNIFGNPLNCLHQRQIEAFCLRNNILLNICDVANGKSPICVDYKCDCEFIYNELTEQFLKFINKPKVGNCSFSVLAHNGA from the exons atgtttctaaaactAGTATTGatgataaatattttattttatcttcAAATTCTCTCAAATGGACAACATGCAGACAAACATCGGTGTGTTATTGAACATGAAAAAGGAGAAAGAATTCAAg ATTTTCTTTCTATATACGCCAGACATCTGCAACGTATAGTGATAGAACATCACAACATTCCAATCATATGGCCCGGAGATTTAGCCGATTTAGAATGTAACTCAGTAGCAGTAAAGCAGAACAAAATAGAAGCCATTAGTGTAAACGCTTTCAATTCATCCATGATTGAAACCTTAGATTTGTCcaacaataaaataaaatgtttatttgaagaTCAACTAGCTATAGAGAATTTGTTGCACTTATCGTTACAAAATAATAGGCTGGTGTACATAGAAAAAAATGCCATACCATCTACTGTAACTACTCTAAATTTGAGGTTTAATAAACTTTCATCGTTCGAAAGTCCGAGCAATGTTGAAGAacttattttatcgcataataaattattaacattGGATTTAAGTAAATCTTTGCTATTAAAGCAATTACATTTGGACTATAATGAACTAAGACGTTATGACTTTTCCGGATTAACACAATTAACTCTCCTAAACTTAAGTTTTAATGGTTTGCAATACTTAAACAGAGATAAGTTTTTAAATATGAACCAGTTGTTTGAATTAGACTTATCGAACAATTACTTGAAAGACATAGATATGCTAGAGAACACTTTTCCAAAATTAGCCGTTCTTAAGCTCAACGACAATTTAATCAGCCGATTTGAAGATATTTTACAAAGTATAGGTACTCTCATGGAGCCAGATGTTTCCGGAAATATTATAGAACATTTTAATTTCAGTAATCTAGGAAAAGTTTGgagattaaaaatgaataatatgAAGTTAACTAGTCTTGATCCTGAAAGCCTTTTTAATATGAATACATTATACGAGATTGAATTATCCAACAACTCATTATCAACTTTTAACTCAAATTTATATATTCCGACGATTTGGAGAATGGATTTAAGTCGCAATGATATCAGAAGAATTGACAACAACTTTGGAAACTTTAAAGCATTAGGTAGTTTGGATTTGTCTTACAATAGTATAAGTTATTTTAATGTTGCGTCAAACAATTTAGATAAGTTATGGAAATTGAAATTAAACAACAATAAACTTGGTAGAATAGCAGACCGTAATGtgccaaatttaaattttttattgatgTTAGATCTGGCATTTAACAATTTAAAAACGTTTATGATCTCTCCCAATAAATTAAAAAGATTAAGGTTGCTGGATTTATCTTCTAACAGTATTTCTGTGTACGACGAAAAACTTGTAAATAATCTGCAAGGTTTAAGATTCTACAACTTAAGAAATAACTTTATTAGTGAATTTCCTTCAAGTGCTTTCTATTCACAAAATAAGCTTTATTATCTTGACGTATCTTTCAATGTGATTACTTCTATGAAATATAGAGATAGAGAAAATGCAAGATCTAACATACGgactttcaatatttttggcaatcCTTTAAATTGTTTACATCAAAGACAAATTGAAGCTTTCTGTCTACGAAATaatattttgctaaatatttgtGATGTTGCTAATGGAAAATCCCCAATATGTGTAGATTATAAGTGTGACTGTgaatttatttataatgaattaaCAGAACAATTTCTTAAGTTTATTAATAAACCTAAAGTAGGTAATTGTAGTTTTTCTGTTTTAGCACATAATGGAGCATAA
- the LOC114343614 gene encoding insulin-like growth factor-binding protein complex acid labile subunit isoform X3 yields MIETLDLSNNKIKCLFEDQLAIENLLHLSLQNNRLVYIEKNAIPSTVTTLNLRFNKLSSFESPSNVEELILSHNKLLTLDLSKSLLLKQLHLDYNELRRYDFSGLTQLTLLNLSFNGLQYLNRDKFLNMNQLFELDLSNNYLKDIDMLENTFPKLAVLKLNDNLISRFEDILQSIGTLMEPDVSGNIIEHFNFSNLGKVWRLKMNNMKLTSLDPESLFNMNTLYEIELSNNSLSTFNSNLYIPTIWRMDLSRNDIRRIDNNFGNFKALGSLDLSYNSISYFNVASNNLDKLWKLKLNNNKLGRIADRNVPNLNFLLMLDLAFNNLKTFMISPNKLKRLRLLDLSSNSISVYDEKLVNNLQGLRFYNLRNNFISEFPSSAFYSQNKLYYLDVSFNVITSMKYRDRENARSNIRTFNIFGNPLNCLHQRQIEAFCLRNNILLNICDVANGKSPICVDYKCDCEFIYNELTEQFLKFINKPKVGNCSFSVLAHNGA; encoded by the coding sequence ATGATTGAAACCTTAGATTTGTCcaacaataaaataaaatgtttatttgaagaTCAACTAGCTATAGAGAATTTGTTGCACTTATCGTTACAAAATAATAGGCTGGTGTACATAGAAAAAAATGCCATACCATCTACTGTAACTACTCTAAATTTGAGGTTTAATAAACTTTCATCGTTCGAAAGTCCGAGCAATGTTGAAGAacttattttatcgcataataaattattaacattGGATTTAAGTAAATCTTTGCTATTAAAGCAATTACATTTGGACTATAATGAACTAAGACGTTATGACTTTTCCGGATTAACACAATTAACTCTCCTAAACTTAAGTTTTAATGGTTTGCAATACTTAAACAGAGATAAGTTTTTAAATATGAACCAGTTGTTTGAATTAGACTTATCGAACAATTACTTGAAAGACATAGATATGCTAGAGAACACTTTTCCAAAATTAGCCGTTCTTAAGCTCAACGACAATTTAATCAGCCGATTTGAAGATATTTTACAAAGTATAGGTACTCTCATGGAGCCAGATGTTTCCGGAAATATTATAGAACATTTTAATTTCAGTAATCTAGGAAAAGTTTGgagattaaaaatgaataatatgAAGTTAACTAGTCTTGATCCTGAAAGCCTTTTTAATATGAATACATTATACGAGATTGAATTATCCAACAACTCATTATCAACTTTTAACTCAAATTTATATATTCCGACGATTTGGAGAATGGATTTAAGTCGCAATGATATCAGAAGAATTGACAACAACTTTGGAAACTTTAAAGCATTAGGTAGTTTGGATTTGTCTTACAATAGTATAAGTTATTTTAATGTTGCGTCAAACAATTTAGATAAGTTATGGAAATTGAAATTAAACAACAATAAACTTGGTAGAATAGCAGACCGTAATGtgccaaatttaaattttttattgatgTTAGATCTGGCATTTAACAATTTAAAAACGTTTATGATCTCTCCCAATAAATTAAAAAGATTAAGGTTGCTGGATTTATCTTCTAACAGTATTTCTGTGTACGACGAAAAACTTGTAAATAATCTGCAAGGTTTAAGATTCTACAACTTAAGAAATAACTTTATTAGTGAATTTCCTTCAAGTGCTTTCTATTCACAAAATAAGCTTTATTATCTTGACGTATCTTTCAATGTGATTACTTCTATGAAATATAGAGATAGAGAAAATGCAAGATCTAACATACGgactttcaatatttttggcaatcCTTTAAATTGTTTACATCAAAGACAAATTGAAGCTTTCTGTCTACGAAATaatattttgctaaatatttgtGATGTTGCTAATGGAAAATCCCCAATATGTGTAGATTATAAGTGTGACTGTgaatttatttataatgaattaaCAGAACAATTTCTTAAGTTTATTAATAAACCTAAAGTAGGTAATTGTAGTTTTTCTGTTTTAGCACATAATGGAGCATAA